CGAAAGTGGTCTGTCAGACACATCGAGGCTGGCTGGACCACCGCATTCGCGAGCAAGCCCGCTCCCACATTTTTTGCCCTGTGTTCCAGCCCAGACAACGCACAACCTGTGGGAGCCGGGCTAGCCCGCGATGGCGGTGGGTCAGTGGGCACATTTGCAGCTGCCCCACCGCTATCGCAGGCAAGCCAGCTCCCACTGTTGATCTTCATGGTTTATCAGAGGGTATTTCAGGGTTAGCCCAGCAAACGGGCAAGCTCTTCGCGGCAGTAATCCACAAACAACTGCACCGGCTTGGTCAACGGCGCACGCCGCAGCCAGACGGCGGATAACCCCGAGCCGGTGACCGTTTCTGCCAACGGCACACACACCACCTTCTGCCCATCGTAGGTGTACTCGGTAAACGGCTTGGTCACCAGAATCGAAAAGCCAAACCCCCGCCCTACCATGCCGCGCACCATCTCGATGGACGGCGAGCTGAAGACGATATTCGGCGTCAACCCACGCTCTTCAAAGATGCTCACGAAGTACGTCCGGCTCGGCAGCACATCCAGCAAAATCATCGGCTCCAGCACCAGGTCCGTCAGCGACACCCTGGCTTGTTGCGCAAAGCGATGATCGGCCGGCAACAGCGCATACGGCTGCTGCGGCGGCATCAATGGGGTGGTTTCGATGGTGCCGCCCAGGTCGTGCTCAAACAGCATTGCCACATCAATGCTGCCGGCCGTCAGGGCCTGCACCAGTTCTTGCTGCTCGCCGTCGCGAATGCGGATTTCCACCCCCGGCCA
The window above is part of the Pseudomonas sp. KBS0710 genome. Proteins encoded here:
- a CDS encoding LysR substrate-binding domain-containing protein, with the protein product MAAYNLRQLRYFVTTAECGSVAEASRKLYIAQPSVSTAIKQLEDSFGVQLFIRHHAQGVSLTPSGARFYRKALELLRVAHEFEQNALADNDVVAGQIDIGCFETVAPLYLPRLIAGFKALWPGVEIRIRDGEQQELVQALTAGSIDVAMLFEHDLGGTIETTPLMPPQQPYALLPADHRFAQQARVSLTDLVLEPMILLDVLPSRTYFVSIFEERGLTPNIVFSSPSIEMVRGMVGRGFGFSILVTKPFTEYTYDGQKVVCVPLAETVTGSGLSAVWLRRAPLTKPVQLFVDYCREELARLLG